A stretch of Episyrphus balteatus chromosome 2, idEpiBalt1.1, whole genome shotgun sequence DNA encodes these proteins:
- the LOC129911134 gene encoding serine protease SP24D-like has translation MAVFQTSLLVVVALVLCALVQAKPSARIVGGAYAQVGQFPHQVALYTNRDFKCGGSIVSSRYILTAASCVIRDNGSEIFSPKELSVRVGSMYRLNGGEKVTVKNVKVHENYKNQWSNNIALLELENELVFSSDVQKIDLFSGEVPTNSKVITSGWGQLYYKGTYPEWLKFNTVFKMDSSVCKVLIGFGDESLMCLGHNYMEGACDGDTGGPAIYDGKLVGVFNFSKDGCGGTRPDAYTTVSYHLDWINSNMN, from the exons ATGGCAGTGTTCCAAACTTCATTACTCGTAGTAGTTGCTTTGGTACTTTGTGCCTTGGTGCAAGCAAAGCCTTCAGCAAGAATAGTTGGTGGTGCCTATGCACAAGTTGGACAATTTCCCCATCAAGTTGCACTTTATACAAATCGTGACTTTAAATGTGGCGGATCTATTGTAAGCTCACGTTACATTTTGACAGCTGCTAGTTGTGTCATTCGTGATAATGGATCTGAAAT tttttcaccaAAAGAATTGAGTGTTCGCGTTGGCAGTATGTACCGTTTGAACGGTGGAGAAAAAGTTacagtcaaaaatgttaaaGTCCATGAAAACTACAAAAATCAGTGGTCAAATAACATTGCACTATTGGAATTGGAAAATGAACTTGTATTCTCTTCCGatgttcaaaaaattgatttattcaGTGGTGAAGTGCCAACAAATTCCAAAGTAATCACTTCTGGATGGGGACAATTATATTACAAAGGAACCTATCCAGAATGGTTAAAATTCAATACCGTTTTTAAAATGGATTCATCAGTTTGCAAAGTACTTATTGGATTTGGGGATGAGTCTTTAATGTGTCTTGGTCATAATTACATGGAGGGAGCTTGTGATGGAGATACTGGTGGTCCAGCTATCTACGATGGCAAACTTGttggtgtttttaattttagtaaagaTGGATGTGGTGGTACTAGACCTGATGCATACACCACAGTTAGCTACCATCTTGATTGGATAAATTCAAATATGAATTAA
- the LOC129911135 gene encoding serine protease SP24D-like gives MFCGFSKFYLNPNKLISGLIKKMAIKTSLLVAFTLVFCAFVKAQPTSRIVGGKDADIGQFPYQIVLYKDGSFTCGGSIISSRYVLTAAHCVVIGDGIETLPGEYFTVRMGSIQRMAGGKIMQVKKVTVRKTYGNFLDDVALLELEDEIKFTKNIQKIDLFDGVVPNNASVTISGWGRLTTGGKTPQRLQYNTLTKLDPSKCEETIGYGTDQILCLAHSKNNGACNGDSGGPATYDGKLVGVAGFVVDGCGSNYPDGYANVSYHRKWILENMK, from the exons ATGTTTTgtggattttcaaaattttatttaaatccaaacaaattgaTTTCGGGACTTATTAAGAAGATGGCGATCAAAACATCATTACTCGTAGCTTTCACTTTAGTATTTTGTGCCTTTGTCAAAGCACAACCAACATCAAGAATAGTTGGTGGAAAGGATGCAGATATTGGACAATTTCCTTATCAAATAGTCTTGTATAAAGATGGTTCTTTTACTTGCGGTGGATCTATTATCAGCTCACGTTACGTTTTGACAGCTGCTCATTGTGTTGTCATTGGTGATGGTATTGAAac TCTTCCAGGAGAATACTTCACAGTTCGCATGGGAAGTATTCAACGAATGGCTGGTGGAAAAATAATGCAAGTGAAAAAAGTAACAGTACGTAAGACGTACGGTAACTTTTTGGATGACGTTGCTTTATTGGAATTGGAAGATGAAATTAAATTCACTAAAAATATtcagaaaattgatttattcgATGGAGTAGTGCCAAATAATGCGTCAGTTACTATTTCGGGTTGGGGACGTCTAACAACTGGTGGAAAGACTCCACAGCGTTTGCAATATAACACTTTGACTAAATTAGATCCGTCAAAATGTGAAGAGACTATCGGCTATGGAACGGATCAAATTCTTTGCTTAGCTCATTCGAAGAATAATGGAGCTTGTAATGGAGATTCTGGTGGACCAGCTACGTATGATGGCAAATTGGTAGGAGTTGCTGGATTTGTTGTCGACGGATGTGGAAGTAATTACCCGGATGGGTATGCTAATGTGAGCTATCACAGGAAGTGGATACTTGAAAATATGAAGTAA
- the LOC129909665 gene encoding serine protease SP24D-like, giving the protein MLFKTSIIAVFALVFCTLVKAKPSARIVGGYYAAIGQFPHQVALFTNGEYNCGGSIISSRYILTAAHCVIRDHGTEIFQPYELTVRVGSVQRLIGGELVAVQKVKVHENYGNWLNDIALLELVKNLKFSSNVQPVVIFVGEVPKNAPIIISGWGRLYFNGENPEWLKYNIVTRLDPAECHTQIGYGHDSVICLAHNVNNGACNGDSGGPATYDGKLVGISNFSVDGCGSPKPDAFGKVNYYLDWIKSNMN; this is encoded by the exons ATGTTGTTCAAAACTTCAATAATTGCAGTATTTGCTTTAGTATTTTGTACCTTAGTGAAGGCAAAGCCATCTGCAAGGATTGTTGGTGGTTATTATGCAGCAATTGGACAATTTCCTCATCAGGTTGCACTTTTTACAAATGGTGAATATAATTGTGGCGGATCTATTATAAGTTCACGTTACATTCTGACAGCTGCTCATTGTGTTATTCGTGATCATGGAACTGAAAT CTTTCAACCATATGAATTGACTGTTCGCGTGGGTAGCGTTCAGCGTTTAATCGGTGGAGAATTAGTTGCAGTGCAAAAAGTAAAAGTCCATGAAAACTACGGCAACTGGTTAAATGACATTGCTTTATTGGAATTGGTAAAAAACCTCAAATTCTCTTCTAACGTTCAACCAGTTGTTATATTTGTTGGTGAAGTGCCCAAAAATGCCCCAATTATAATTTCTGGCTGGGGACGATTGTATTTTAATGGAGAGAATCCAGAATGGTTAAAATACAATATCGTAACTAGATTAGATCCAGCAGAATGTCACACACAAATTGGCTATGGACATGATTCAGTTATTTGTCTGgctcataatgtcaataatggTGCTTGTAATGGTGATTCTGGTGGCCCAGCTACGTACGATGGCAAGCTTGTTGGTATTAGTAATTTTAGTGTGGATGGGTGTGGCAGTCCTAAACCTGATGCCTTTGGAAAAGTTAACTACTATCTCGATTGGATAAAATCAAATATGAATtga